The genome window GAACATCCACAGACCTCTCGATAATTATCTCAGAGGACGCACCGGCCTTGCGCCGCGTGGCCCCCAACGGCTTGGTGTTCAAACCGGTGAGCCGTATTCGATAACTGACGATTGGTCAGGAACGCTGAGCGGGCAAATATACTTGGATCCTGCGCGAAGTGCCTATGGATAGCTTCCGCCCTCCTTTGGCAGTCGGAATGGTAGCTGCAGTTTTTGCATTGGGGTTCTTCTGGGGGGTTCCGACGCACTGCGTGCAGCTTCCCAACGGATTGAACATCGGCAAACAAGCTCTGCTCGATCTGAACCGACCATATTTCAGACCAGACATTGTTCCTAAGTTTGACAACGGGCAATCGCTGTTACCTGGAGACGCCTGGCCGTTCTACGCCACAGAAACAACAGTTCACGGGCTCGCGCTAGAAGCCGATCCTGAAGATGATTTCTGGTTTGCATGGCGAGAAGACACAGGTCTGGTGCTCAAAGCTGAAGATCCGGCGCTTTACGAGAGACTCGTTTCAGAAGCTGGCACACCGATGGGAAACAAGGGCATCAGGGGCGTGGGTTCTCATATCGTCATGATGGAGCTGCAAAGACGGCCGGAATATGCCAATCAAACCTGTCGGACGCGGTGGATAGTCGTTGGCACAGGGGGGCTTTAGTTTGCGGTCAGCCCACCTCTCATTTCGTCAGGATGTATGGCCGGACGGGCTGACCTACCTGGAAAATTACATCTCGGAGGATGAAGCGGGCAGGCTCGTCCAGGAGATCGACGCGGCCCTCTGGCGCACCGATCTGAAACGGCGGGTCCAGCATTACGGCTATCGTTACGACTACAAGGCGCGGCAAGCCTGGCGGGAAGATTATCTTGGACCGTTGCCCGAGCTGTTCCAGAGCCTTGCGGAACGGCTGACTGCAGAAGGTCATTTCCAAACCGTCCCAGACCAGGTCATCGTCAACGAATATCAGCCCGGACAGGGCATCTC of Roseobacter denitrificans OCh 114 contains these proteins:
- a CDS encoding alpha-ketoglutarate-dependent dioxygenase AlkB, producing MRSAHLSFRQDVWPDGLTYLENYISEDEAGRLVQEIDAALWRTDLKRRVQHYGYRYDYKARQAWREDYLGPLPELFQSLAERLTAEGHFQTVPDQVIVNEYQPGQGISAHIDCQPCFGETIASLSLLSACVMRFASRIYSQQMELHLQPSSLLVLQSDARHLWTHAIPPRKTDVFEGQKYARARRISLTFRTMKF